A stretch of Amycolatopsis balhimycina FH 1894 DNA encodes these proteins:
- a CDS encoding ATP-binding protein — MDRNAGFGRGFAFVGRRHELGQLVDAVRRAPAVVVVEGDAGMGKSRLVREATTILEREGWRVVTGFCHPLREPLPYGPVVEALRKVGPWLPGAELPPTAGALAPLLPDLAGLLPPAPPTPDDPGVARHQLIQAVRSVLASLGRVIVVVEDLHWVDDATRELLVMLARDLPDHLALVLTWRAEDRSCVLGGACRPTVIRLAPLTETDVAELAGAVLGARATPELCAVLHRRSEGLPLVAEEDLLTFRHQERQDAAALEHADVPLGLRAAITERLVALSPAGAAVVDAAAVLAVPATEALLTEIAGLDPEQGAQGLIDVLDAAVLREAGTGRYGFRHVLAQQVAYRHIPGPCRIRLHRRAVEVFETHDPAPLVQVAHHTLAAGDHETWLVRVEQAADQAVALGDTGTAATLLRQILNRQDIGADRRSRAALGLARIASAGVDYAATASVLTAVLADHRLPEEVRGEIRLGLGLIMLNLAGDPAGFCELERAVEELGTLPRKAARAMIALALNEYDGAAAHAWEWLDRAEQAVRDSTDETDEPVRTDVQVTRLMLMARAGDPAVWPLVDRLPRRDAAEPVLRRMCQALYNLSEAALQLGHDRRARGLMLESQDLAARTENAPLECLTRVRLLRTDWLAGRWVGLDEQYDVLCRAYPDVRQADLDRALYRGHLALAQGKHSQALEHFAAAGRGRETSEADVSMSIAAGLTAVRLAQNDPRAAWASAEPAVTMLRRLGSWTRTTGLVPVAVEAALAGGHREEAERLVADAARGVRDRDAPAATAELELAAGLLARDSAPATAAEHFATARAAWQDIGRPYHAAQAAEQLANALVRSCPEDAAAHLTEAAHVHSGLGAIADAMRCQHTLRALGVEESARRGRRGYGDELSPRELEVAELLSRSATNADIAETLFLSPRTVEKHVARILAKLGTDRKGVRTTLAPSTGIDPVGRSSDTFTATTDHS, encoded by the coding sequence GTGGATCGGAATGCCGGATTTGGCCGGGGTTTCGCATTCGTCGGCCGCCGTCACGAACTGGGGCAGCTGGTCGATGCGGTCCGGCGCGCACCGGCCGTGGTCGTGGTCGAAGGCGATGCCGGCATGGGCAAGTCCCGGCTGGTGCGTGAGGCCACCACGATCCTGGAGCGGGAGGGGTGGCGGGTGGTGACCGGCTTCTGCCACCCGCTGCGCGAGCCGTTGCCCTACGGGCCGGTGGTGGAAGCGCTGCGCAAGGTCGGCCCCTGGCTGCCGGGTGCCGAGCTGCCGCCCACTGCCGGTGCGCTGGCACCGCTGCTCCCGGATCTCGCCGGCCTGCTGCCGCCCGCACCGCCGACACCGGACGATCCGGGCGTCGCCCGGCACCAGCTGATCCAGGCCGTGCGGTCGGTGCTCGCCTCGCTCGGCCGGGTGATTGTGGTCGTCGAGGACCTGCACTGGGTCGACGACGCCACCCGCGAGCTGCTCGTGATGCTCGCCCGCGACCTGCCCGACCACCTCGCCCTGGTGCTGACCTGGCGCGCCGAGGATCGGTCCTGTGTGCTCGGTGGCGCCTGCCGCCCCACGGTGATCCGGCTGGCGCCGCTGACCGAGACCGACGTCGCCGAGCTGGCCGGGGCCGTGCTGGGTGCCAGGGCCACGCCGGAGCTTTGCGCTGTGCTGCACCGCCGCAGCGAGGGGTTGCCGCTGGTCGCCGAGGAAGATCTGCTGACCTTCCGCCACCAGGAGCGCCAGGACGCCGCCGCGCTGGAGCACGCCGACGTGCCACTAGGACTGCGCGCGGCGATCACCGAGCGGCTCGTCGCCCTGTCACCCGCAGGGGCGGCGGTGGTCGACGCGGCGGCCGTGCTCGCCGTCCCCGCCACCGAAGCGCTGCTCACGGAGATCGCCGGGCTGGATCCCGAGCAGGGCGCTCAGGGCCTGATCGACGTACTGGACGCCGCCGTGCTGAGGGAGGCCGGCACGGGCCGGTACGGCTTCCGGCACGTGCTGGCGCAGCAGGTCGCCTACCGGCACATTCCCGGCCCGTGTCGCATCCGCCTGCACCGGCGAGCCGTCGAGGTGTTCGAGACCCACGATCCGGCGCCGCTGGTGCAGGTCGCGCACCACACGCTCGCCGCGGGTGACCACGAAACCTGGCTCGTGCGCGTGGAACAAGCGGCCGACCAGGCCGTGGCGCTCGGTGACACCGGCACCGCCGCCACCCTCCTGCGCCAGATCCTGAACCGGCAGGACATCGGCGCCGACCGGCGGTCCAGGGCCGCGCTCGGACTCGCCAGGATTGCCAGTGCCGGCGTCGACTACGCCGCGACCGCCTCCGTGCTCACCGCCGTGCTCGCCGACCACCGGCTGCCGGAGGAGGTCCGCGGCGAGATCCGCCTCGGTCTGGGGCTGATCATGCTCAACCTCGCGGGCGACCCGGCGGGTTTTTGCGAGCTCGAACGCGCCGTCGAAGAACTGGGCACACTCCCGCGCAAGGCGGCCAGGGCCATGATCGCGCTGGCTTTGAACGAGTACGACGGTGCCGCCGCGCACGCGTGGGAGTGGCTCGACCGGGCCGAGCAGGCCGTCCGCGACAGCACTGACGAGACTGACGAGCCGGTTCGGACAGACGTCCAGGTCACCAGGCTCATGCTGATGGCCAGGGCCGGCGATCCCGCCGTGTGGCCGCTGGTGGACCGGCTGCCGCGCCGGGACGCGGCCGAGCCCGTGCTGCGTCGGATGTGCCAAGCGCTGTACAACCTCAGCGAGGCGGCCCTCCAGCTCGGCCACGACCGGCGCGCCCGCGGCCTGATGCTGGAGAGCCAGGATCTGGCCGCCCGCACGGAGAACGCCCCGCTCGAGTGCCTCACTCGCGTCAGGCTGCTGCGCACGGACTGGCTGGCCGGTCGCTGGGTCGGTCTGGACGAGCAGTACGACGTGCTGTGCCGGGCCTATCCCGACGTCCGGCAGGCCGACCTCGACCGCGCCCTGTACCGGGGACATCTGGCGCTCGCCCAGGGCAAACACTCCCAGGCACTCGAGCACTTCGCCGCCGCCGGGCGTGGACGTGAGACGTCCGAGGCGGACGTGAGCATGAGCATCGCCGCCGGCCTCACCGCGGTGCGACTCGCACAGAACGACCCGCGGGCGGCGTGGGCGAGCGCCGAACCCGCGGTGACCATGCTGCGCCGGCTCGGCAGCTGGACGCGCACCACGGGCCTGGTCCCGGTCGCGGTCGAAGCCGCACTGGCCGGCGGACACCGCGAGGAAGCCGAGCGGCTGGTGGCCGATGCCGCACGCGGTGTGCGGGACCGGGATGCTCCCGCTGCCACGGCCGAACTCGAGCTCGCAGCCGGACTGCTCGCGCGGGACAGCGCACCGGCCACCGCCGCCGAGCACTTCGCCACGGCCCGCGCCGCGTGGCAGGACATCGGCAGGCCCTACCACGCGGCACAGGCCGCGGAACAGCTCGCGAACGCCTTGGTGCGCTCCTGCCCCGAGGACGCGGCCGCGCACCTCACCGAAGCCGCGCACGTCCACAGCGGACTCGGCGCGATCGCGGATGCCATGCGCTGCCAGCACACTCTGCGCGCGCTGGGGGTCGAGGAATCGGCCAGGCGCGGACGCCGGGGGTACGGCGACGAGCTGTCACCCCGCGAGCTGGAGGTCGCCGAACTCCTCAGCCGCAGCGCCACCAACGCCGACATCGCCGAGACCCTGTTCCTCTCGCCCCGCACGGTCGAGAAGCACGTGGCTCGAATCCTGGCGAAGCTGGGCACGGACCGCAAGGGCGTCCGCACCACCCTCGCACCATCGACCGGCATCGACCCGGTGGGCCGATCATCCGACACGTTCACCGCGACAACCGACCACAGCTGA
- a CDS encoding response regulator gives MISVVVADDEQLIRAGVRGLLETAGDIKVVAEAGSGSEALRLAHRHQPDVLLLDIHMPDGDGLATAELVGRHVPATAVAMLTAFSDDRYVLRALHAGAAGFLLKDTEPRVLLDAVRAIAAGKGYLSPQVTCAVLARLRDRDPRRAERAQARLASLTGREREVLRPLAQGQSNAEIARTCRMSEGSVKAHISRMLVKLECANRVQLALIAYEAAES, from the coding sequence GTGATCTCGGTGGTCGTCGCGGACGACGAGCAGCTGATCAGGGCCGGCGTCCGGGGGCTGCTGGAGACGGCGGGGGACATCAAGGTCGTCGCGGAAGCCGGGAGCGGGTCCGAGGCGCTGCGGCTGGCGCACCGCCACCAGCCGGACGTCCTGCTCCTGGACATCCATATGCCCGACGGCGATGGCCTGGCCACGGCCGAACTGGTTGGCCGGCACGTGCCCGCCACGGCGGTCGCGATGCTGACCGCCTTTTCCGACGATCGGTATGTCCTGCGGGCGCTGCACGCCGGCGCCGCCGGGTTCCTGCTCAAGGACACCGAACCGCGGGTGTTGCTCGACGCCGTGCGGGCGATCGCCGCCGGTAAGGGGTACCTCTCGCCGCAGGTGACCTGTGCGGTGCTCGCGCGGTTGCGGGACCGCGACCCACGGCGTGCCGAACGCGCCCAGGCCCGGCTTGCCTCGCTGACCGGCCGCGAACGTGAAGTTCTGCGGCCGCTCGCTCAAGGCCAGTCCAACGCGGAGATCGCCCGTACTTGCCGGATGAGCGAAGGCTCGGTCAAGGCGCACATCAGCCGCATGCTGGTGAAACTCGAGTGCGCCAACCGCGTGCAACTGGCCCTGATCGCCTACGAGGCTGCCGAAAGCTGA
- a CDS encoding HAMP domain-containing protein has product MTTRTDGNHAQNRHAPVPRTAPAAESRPRRHFPLALLTWGLGATLFLGTAGTVATAPSSWLVDPIPESVAAEQQTRTALAARQLQHSLDSGVSDLNAVAAGIRVLKDAETPSKLLSQLMSARDRYRGVAYLSPTGEVRAKAGEDVDAAAMKTADKPALAVGPPQGVSPRVFVSAPVTGAKAGRLVAEFKPDALIKPLSLAGPGNTRLLNSDRKVIGATTGFTAFEPLSRPDLEQAAKDAAGGPGHALREVDGERHAVSWAPVTSTQPTRQTGLTVVTDRSESALTLSHSDEKRELILLGALIAVLTIVVFGWLYVVIVGPLSALARAAGRITRGDTDDPVIVRRYDQLGLIARNLERVRRELIRRNR; this is encoded by the coding sequence ATGACTACACGCACTGACGGCAATCACGCGCAGAACCGGCACGCCCCGGTGCCGAGAACGGCCCCTGCGGCCGAGAGCCGCCCCAGGCGCCATTTTCCGCTGGCCCTGCTGACCTGGGGCCTGGGCGCTACCCTCTTCCTCGGTACCGCGGGCACGGTCGCGACCGCGCCGTCCTCCTGGCTGGTCGACCCGATACCGGAGAGCGTCGCGGCCGAACAACAGACACGAACGGCTCTGGCCGCCCGCCAGCTGCAGCACTCGCTCGACAGCGGCGTGTCCGACCTGAACGCCGTCGCCGCGGGGATCCGGGTCCTCAAAGACGCCGAAACACCATCGAAGCTGCTGTCGCAGCTGATGTCAGCACGGGATCGTTATCGCGGCGTCGCGTACCTCTCGCCCACCGGCGAGGTCCGCGCCAAGGCCGGCGAGGACGTCGACGCCGCAGCGATGAAGACGGCCGACAAGCCGGCTCTCGCGGTCGGCCCGCCGCAGGGCGTCTCACCGCGGGTGTTCGTCTCCGCTCCCGTCACCGGCGCGAAGGCCGGGCGGCTGGTCGCCGAGTTCAAGCCGGACGCGCTGATCAAACCGCTGTCGCTGGCGGGGCCGGGCAACACCCGGCTTCTCAACTCCGACCGGAAGGTCATCGGCGCGACCACCGGCTTCACCGCGTTCGAACCCCTGTCTCGCCCGGATCTGGAGCAAGCCGCGAAGGATGCCGCAGGCGGGCCCGGTCACGCGCTGCGCGAGGTGGACGGTGAGCGGCACGCGGTCAGCTGGGCGCCGGTCACCAGCACTCAACCCACCCGGCAAACCGGGCTCACGGTCGTCACCGACCGGTCGGAGTCCGCGCTGACCCTCTCCCACTCGGACGAAAAGCGCGAACTGATCCTGCTCGGGGCCCTGATCGCCGTGCTCACCATCGTCGTCTTCGGCTGGCTCTACGTGGTGATCGTCGGCCCGTTGTCCGCGCTGGCGAGGGCGGCCGGACGCATCACCCGCGGCGACACCGACGACCCGGTGATCGTCCGCCGCTACGACCAGCTCGGCCTCATCGCCCGGAACCTCGAACGGGTCCGGCGCGAGCTGATCCGGAGGAACCGATGA
- a CDS encoding sensor histidine kinase: MDSSVVEWFRARWHGLGRRSRELIVDAAVTGSCVTLGVVLAAGAEEAWWNAGAAALLAARRKAPSAVLLAITALVAFSPSDAIVVPMCALYAVGAFGRAVPGALAVVATAVVFALPAPDMPDVPDPDGTLFVAEVGVQVLVPLMAGAYVRRSRQMAAIQRDLVLTQERDRIAREMHDVLGHKLSLIALHAGRLELGGAADAETARLLGGTSRAAMHDLRQIVRVLDAEPVTVDTLIDSSRRAGLRIESTLPGDLHELPPELADVVRRVVQEALTNVHKHAGPVDVVVEFRVVDGRARLLIRNRPPEQAPSTQGTGTGRGLRTLAAQVAARGGRLTWGADADGGFEVAAEFPATVGAR, from the coding sequence GTGGACAGTTCCGTTGTCGAGTGGTTCCGGGCCCGGTGGCATGGCCTCGGCCGACGCAGCCGGGAGCTGATCGTCGACGCGGCGGTCACCGGGAGCTGCGTCACGCTGGGTGTCGTGCTGGCGGCCGGGGCCGAGGAGGCGTGGTGGAACGCCGGCGCAGCCGCCTTGCTTGCGGCGCGGCGGAAGGCGCCTTCGGCGGTGCTGCTCGCGATCACGGCGCTCGTTGCGTTCTCGCCTTCCGACGCCATCGTCGTGCCGATGTGTGCCCTGTACGCGGTCGGTGCGTTCGGGCGTGCGGTTCCCGGTGCCCTCGCGGTCGTCGCGACCGCGGTGGTGTTCGCGCTGCCGGCGCCGGATATGCCGGATGTACCTGATCCTGACGGCACCCTGTTCGTGGCCGAGGTGGGGGTGCAGGTGCTGGTGCCGCTCATGGCGGGCGCCTACGTCCGGCGTTCCCGGCAGATGGCGGCGATCCAGCGGGACCTGGTGCTCACGCAGGAGCGCGACCGGATCGCCCGCGAGATGCACGACGTCCTCGGGCACAAGCTCAGCCTCATCGCGCTGCACGCCGGGCGGCTCGAACTCGGCGGCGCCGCGGACGCCGAGACCGCGCGGCTGCTGGGCGGGACCAGCCGCGCCGCCATGCATGATCTGCGGCAGATCGTCCGGGTGCTCGACGCCGAACCGGTCACAGTGGACACCCTCATCGATTCCTCCCGCCGCGCGGGCTTGCGCATCGAGTCCACTTTGCCCGGTGACCTCCACGAACTCCCTCCCGAACTGGCCGACGTCGTCCGGCGCGTCGTCCAGGAGGCGCTGACGAACGTGCACAAGCACGCCGGACCGGTGGACGTCGTCGTCGAGTTCCGGGTGGTCGACGGCCGGGCGCGGCTGCTGATCCGCAACCGTCCCCCGGAACAGGCGCCGAGCACGCAGGGCACCGGCACCGGCCGGGGGCTGCGGACGCTGGCCGCGCAGGTCGCGGCGAGGGGAGGCCGGCTGACCTGGGGCGCCGACGCGGACGGCGGCTTCGAGGTGGCCGCGGAGTTCCCGGCGACTGTGGGTGCCCGGTGA
- a CDS encoding MFS transporter — protein sequence MTFSMSGIFVGSFSVFLPAVSQAMHWGLPVFTLVFSVSQYVTAAACPLGGRIIRLVGVRITATTGVVLFAGGLLALSQMDSAGPLYWLGIVGIGLGAGLSGPVVYARVVSSWYDANRALMLALVTAVAVQLSQTWVAPVARWLIDTHDWRFALRVLALAVLICAGGAAAFLLRLNPAEPLGAPTADDGAGPAADAGASGTKAMRTRTYWALTLADCLAAGSLVGTQTHLVPWLAGRGVSADRTTLLASVLAFSGMAGVVFCAFFADRIQSQRFIAALYLIPVSGTMLLFFSGTSFALQFLGAVLSGVALSTVTMLLPYLVTRYFGLKASAEIFGFSLGLNVVSIGTATLLISDGFDATGSFTVPMALVIGATVVAFLLMATLKPFTYTVSRTPARSESAVLASPAER from the coding sequence ATGACATTCAGCATGTCCGGCATTTTCGTGGGCTCTTTCTCGGTCTTCCTGCCCGCGGTCTCGCAGGCGATGCACTGGGGACTGCCCGTCTTCACGCTCGTGTTCTCCGTTTCCCAGTACGTCACCGCTGCGGCCTGCCCGCTCGGCGGCCGAATCATCAGACTCGTCGGGGTGCGCATCACGGCCACCACCGGCGTGGTGCTGTTCGCGGGCGGACTGCTCGCCCTGTCGCAAATGGACTCGGCCGGGCCGCTCTACTGGCTGGGCATCGTCGGCATCGGGCTCGGCGCGGGCCTGTCCGGGCCGGTCGTCTACGCGCGGGTCGTCTCGTCCTGGTACGACGCCAACCGCGCGCTCATGCTGGCCCTGGTGACCGCCGTCGCGGTACAGCTGTCACAGACGTGGGTCGCGCCGGTCGCACGCTGGCTGATCGACACCCACGACTGGCGGTTCGCCCTGCGGGTGCTCGCCCTGGCGGTGCTCATCTGCGCGGGCGGCGCGGCGGCGTTCCTGCTCCGGCTGAACCCGGCCGAGCCGCTCGGCGCCCCGACTGCGGATGACGGTGCCGGCCCGGCAGCCGACGCGGGAGCTTCGGGGACGAAGGCGATGCGCACGCGGACCTACTGGGCCCTGACCTTGGCCGACTGCCTGGCGGCGGGGTCGCTGGTCGGCACCCAGACACACCTGGTGCCCTGGCTGGCGGGCCGCGGGGTCTCGGCGGACCGCACCACCCTCCTGGCCTCGGTGCTGGCGTTCTCGGGCATGGCCGGCGTGGTGTTCTGCGCGTTCTTCGCCGACCGCATTCAATCGCAGCGCTTCATCGCTGCCCTGTACCTGATTCCCGTCTCCGGCACGATGCTCCTGTTCTTCTCCGGGACGTCGTTCGCTCTCCAGTTCCTCGGAGCCGTCCTCTCCGGGGTCGCGCTGAGTACCGTGACCATGCTCCTGCCGTACCTGGTGACCCGGTACTTCGGCCTCAAGGCGTCCGCGGAGATCTTCGGCTTCAGCCTCGGACTCAACGTCGTGAGCATCGGGACGGCGACCCTGCTCATCAGCGACGGTTTCGACGCCACCGGCAGCTTCACGGTGCCCATGGCGCTGGTCATCGGCGCCACCGTGGTCGCCTTCCTGCTCATGGCGACGCTCAAGCCCTTCACCTACACGGTGTCGCGGACGCCGGCGCGCAGCGAGAGCGCCGTCCTGGCTTCCCCGGCCGAGCGATGA
- a CDS encoding ribonuclease domain-containing protein translates to MKTKNVLGAVRSRLGTAQNRGRTSPEIGGSASKRRPRRMIVLVLAAVLASVPISATVQTVGAGKADAAVDDRYSWVTSTVAMTAFSYWMNTANWPATGSQNAAFNTGHGYVNGGGAYGDRDGQLAGWLSRQTGHWGPWDFREYDGEVRQHTWDNRGAQRYVLNLQTGIVFHTEDHYADFTPLNFGNLPTPGFPDHVFCYEHPTGQPNDRRIVLHSGHWNRAEWTVHGLPGSGMEVDYQRDWEWWNSHDGQYYVDTNADNFRQYISFNAQHSLNIHNDPSALCREFTGFWYGTW, encoded by the coding sequence ATGAAAACGAAGAACGTGCTCGGGGCGGTTCGTTCCCGCCTTGGGACCGCGCAGAACCGGGGGCGCACATCTCCCGAGATCGGCGGCAGCGCGTCCAAGCGACGCCCGCGCAGGATGATCGTCCTCGTCCTGGCCGCCGTCCTGGCGTCCGTGCCGATCTCGGCCACCGTCCAGACGGTCGGCGCGGGCAAGGCCGACGCGGCCGTCGACGACCGCTACTCCTGGGTCACCAGCACTGTGGCAATGACGGCCTTCAGCTACTGGATGAACACCGCGAACTGGCCGGCTACCGGCTCCCAAAACGCTGCGTTCAACACGGGTCACGGGTATGTGAACGGGGGCGGGGCGTACGGCGACCGCGACGGGCAACTGGCCGGCTGGCTCTCGCGGCAGACCGGCCACTGGGGGCCGTGGGATTTCCGGGAGTACGACGGCGAGGTCAGGCAGCACACGTGGGACAACCGGGGCGCCCAGCGATATGTCCTCAACCTCCAAACGGGCATCGTCTTCCACACCGAAGACCACTACGCCGACTTCACCCCGCTCAACTTCGGAAACCTGCCCACCCCCGGTTTCCCCGACCACGTGTTCTGCTACGAGCACCCGACCGGTCAGCCGAACGACAGGCGGATCGTCCTTCACTCGGGCCACTGGAACCGCGCTGAGTGGACGGTTCACGGGCTTCCAGGCTCCGGAATGGAAGTGGACTACCAGCGGGATTGGGAGTGGTGGAACTCCCACGATGGCCAGTACTACGTGGACACCAATGCCGACAATTTCCGTCAATACATCAGCTTCAACGCCCAGCACTCATTGAACATTCACAACGACCCCAGTGCACTCTGCCGGGAATTTACCGGTTTTTGGTACGGAACCTGGTAG
- a CDS encoding poly-gamma-glutamate biosynthesis protein PgsC/CapC, with amino-acid sequence MLTATVTAEVAVLGIAIGLVFSLGCYLVSNLSPGGMITPGWLALATITDPRRLWIIAGVTVATYFGTRLLQKLVILYGKRLFAAVLLLGVFLQLTTFIFLLKDHPFLFSHGTLGFIVPGLIAYQCVRQPIKATLASTGIVTLLAYVVLLSGVLLNFLPHS; translated from the coding sequence GTGCTGACCGCCACCGTGACGGCCGAGGTGGCCGTGCTCGGCATCGCCATCGGCCTGGTGTTCTCGCTCGGCTGCTACCTGGTCTCCAACCTCTCCCCCGGCGGGATGATCACACCCGGCTGGCTCGCCCTGGCCACCATCACCGATCCACGCAGGCTGTGGATCATCGCCGGCGTCACCGTCGCCACCTACTTCGGCACGCGTCTGTTGCAGAAATTGGTGATCCTGTACGGCAAGCGGCTCTTCGCCGCCGTCCTGCTGCTCGGAGTGTTCCTCCAGCTGACGACCTTCATCTTCCTGCTGAAGGACCACCCGTTCCTGTTCTCCCATGGAACACTCGGCTTCATCGTGCCCGGCCTGATCGCCTACCAGTGCGTCCGCCAGCCCATCAAGGCCACCCTCGCCTCCACCGGCATCGTCACGCTGCTGGCCTACGTCGTCCTGCTCTCCGGCGTCCTGCTCAACTTCCTGCCGCATTCCTGA
- the pgsB gene encoding poly-gamma-glutamate synthase PgsB, with protein sequence MIFLYAVFSLALGTLLVAGIIEQRRHQRNLDTIPSRILVNGIRGKSSVTRLCAGALRAGGLATVAKTTGTAARFIHPDATEEPVHRKFGIANVVEQIGIVRQAAAAQPDVLVMECMAVMPPLQEINQTKLIQSTIGVLSNVREDHLQEMGPTLQDVARSLSRSMPIGGICVTAERDLLPILQEEADKRSCQLIAVNSDDVTDREMAGFRYHSFKENVAISLEVARLLGVPRQQALKGMWDAPPDPGVLTVESYDFGSKTLRFANVFAANDPRSTVMNVQQLIEQRQIREPVFTLVNCRPDRVERNGQMGEIVPELRTDKLFVIGHPARSALAKIPAGWRGQAFDLGGPNRPVEEILRTIVDQIDRDASLVAIGNIHGQGEKLLHHLEKAGMQC encoded by the coding sequence ATGATCTTCCTGTATGCGGTCTTCAGCCTCGCGCTCGGCACGCTGCTCGTCGCGGGGATCATCGAGCAGCGCCGGCACCAACGCAACCTCGACACCATCCCCAGCCGGATCCTGGTCAACGGCATCCGCGGCAAGAGCTCGGTCACCCGGCTGTGCGCGGGAGCGTTGCGCGCCGGCGGCCTGGCCACGGTCGCCAAGACCACCGGCACCGCGGCCCGGTTCATCCACCCCGACGCGACCGAGGAGCCGGTCCACCGGAAGTTCGGCATCGCCAACGTCGTCGAGCAGATCGGCATCGTCCGCCAGGCCGCCGCCGCGCAGCCGGACGTCCTGGTCATGGAATGCATGGCCGTCATGCCTCCGCTTCAGGAAATCAACCAGACCAAACTCATCCAGTCCACCATCGGCGTGCTCAGCAACGTCCGCGAAGACCACCTTCAGGAAATGGGCCCGACGCTCCAGGACGTCGCCCGCTCCCTGTCGCGGTCCATGCCGATCGGCGGCATCTGCGTCACGGCCGAACGCGACCTCCTGCCCATCCTCCAGGAGGAAGCGGACAAACGGTCCTGCCAGCTGATCGCCGTCAACTCCGACGACGTGACCGACCGCGAAATGGCCGGATTCCGCTACCACAGCTTCAAGGAGAACGTCGCCATCTCCCTCGAAGTCGCCCGCCTCCTCGGCGTGCCCCGGCAACAGGCCCTCAAGGGCATGTGGGACGCGCCACCCGATCCCGGCGTCCTCACCGTGGAGTCCTACGACTTCGGCAGCAAGACACTCCGCTTCGCCAACGTGTTCGCCGCCAACGACCCCCGCTCCACCGTGATGAACGTGCAGCAGCTCATCGAGCAGCGACAGATCCGGGAACCCGTCTTCACCCTCGTCAACTGCCGACCCGACCGCGTCGAACGCAACGGCCAGATGGGCGAGATCGTGCCCGAACTGCGCACCGACAAGCTGTTCGTGATCGGCCACCCCGCCCGGTCGGCGCTGGCCAAGATCCCGGCCGGCTGGCGCGGCCAGGCCTTCGACCTGGGCGGCCCGAACCGCCCCGTCGAGGAGATCCTGCGCACCATCGTCGACCAGATCGACCGCGACGCCTCGCTCGTCGCCATCGGCAACATCCACGGCCAAGGAGAAAAACTCTTGCACCACCTGGAAAAGGCAGGAATGCAGTGCTGA
- a CDS encoding S1 family peptidase, which yields MRKTVAATLAAMTLTTGTLATPAAQASTVVPNIIGGGTATDAPWGAQVYWNSVGFQCSGSIIAAQWVLTARHCLATGAMYVLVGSLNLGQGTKATVDRTQTPPTGDIALLHLSSTVDATYITLADSDPAVGDTNQIYGWGRTQGTNPPSPVLKTANVQVTGAGTDAYSGPAIASQGVDGSAWHGDSGGLQLAGGAQVGVCSTGSNSGSDINGTQNYASVANSRAWIRETAGA from the coding sequence ATGCGCAAAACCGTCGCCGCCACCCTCGCCGCCATGACCCTCACCACCGGAACACTCGCCACCCCCGCCGCGCAGGCGAGCACTGTCGTTCCGAACATCATCGGTGGCGGCACCGCCACCGATGCCCCCTGGGGCGCCCAGGTCTACTGGAACAGCGTGGGTTTCCAGTGCTCTGGCTCCATCATCGCCGCCCAGTGGGTACTGACCGCCCGGCACTGCCTCGCCACCGGAGCCATGTACGTGCTGGTCGGCAGCCTCAACCTCGGCCAGGGCACCAAAGCCACCGTCGACCGCACCCAGACCCCACCCACCGGCGACATCGCCCTGCTCCACCTGAGCTCCACAGTGGACGCCACCTACATCACACTCGCCGACTCCGACCCCGCCGTCGGCGACACGAACCAGATCTACGGCTGGGGCCGCACCCAGGGCACCAACCCGCCCTCCCCCGTCCTCAAGACCGCCAACGTCCAGGTCACCGGCGCCGGCACCGACGCTTACAGCGGACCCGCGATCGCCAGCCAGGGCGTCGACGGATCCGCGTGGCACGGCGACTCCGGCGGCCTCCAGCTCGCCGGCGGCGCCCAGGTCGGCGTCTGCTCCACCGGTTCAAACAGCGGTTCCGACATCAACGGAACACAGAACTACGCCAGCGTGGCCAACAGCCGAGCCTGGATCCGCGAAACCGCCGGCGCGTAG
- a CDS encoding flavin reductase family protein translates to MAVGPNASRELRDAYGHTASGVVAVCGLVDGKPVGMVASSFVPVSLDPPLVSFCAMRTSRTWSVLRAARGLGVSVLGENHGDLCRQLSAPAGDRFAGIRWEAGESGAIFLHETALWLECSLEAEVDAGDHVIALLRLRRVTPFPRIRPLVFHRGRFERLAPV, encoded by the coding sequence ATGGCAGTCGGTCCGAACGCGTCGCGCGAACTACGCGATGCCTACGGCCACACCGCATCAGGGGTGGTGGCGGTCTGCGGGCTCGTGGACGGCAAGCCGGTCGGGATGGTGGCGAGCTCCTTCGTCCCGGTCTCCCTCGACCCTCCCTTGGTCTCGTTCTGTGCGATGCGCACTTCGCGCACGTGGAGTGTGCTGCGCGCAGCGCGGGGCCTGGGCGTCAGCGTGCTGGGGGAGAACCACGGCGACCTGTGCCGCCAGCTGTCCGCTCCGGCGGGGGACCGCTTCGCGGGCATCCGATGGGAGGCAGGGGAATCCGGTGCGATCTTCCTGCACGAGACGGCGCTGTGGCTCGAATGCTCGCTCGAGGCCGAGGTGGATGCCGGCGACCACGTGATCGCCCTGCTGCGCCTCCGACGGGTGACTCCGTTCCCTCGGATCCGGCCTCTGGTTTTCCACCGCGGGCGTTTCGAAAGGCTGGCGCCTGTATAG